The following are encoded in a window of Nibricoccus aquaticus genomic DNA:
- a CDS encoding aminotransferase class IV — protein sequence MILLNGKLVSNEAAGVSPTAVGVFTTMRVRSGRVEFLERHAARLERDAKAVGLAAGLGTTGLAGRCAACVAANGVVDGGVKVVWFAGEGGLAEEVISNRPHAYGVEAVARGFRLITRRCEAREARVWWRHKTLDYGVHAEAKRAAVAAGFDDALWIDEGGRVLEAATTTVFAVFRDEIVTPEVSAGLLPGVAREVVLGLEGISRPVRAGELTEVRLREAAEIFVTNALMGVMPVRGWDARAFDVSRCVVTREVAVAFDRAALGLLP from the coding sequence GTGATTTTGCTGAACGGAAAACTGGTGTCGAATGAAGCGGCTGGAGTTTCGCCAACGGCTGTGGGCGTATTTACGACGATGCGCGTGCGGAGCGGGCGGGTGGAGTTTTTGGAGAGACATGCGGCGCGGCTGGAGCGGGACGCGAAGGCGGTAGGGCTGGCGGCGGGGCTGGGAACGACGGGGCTGGCGGGGCGTTGTGCGGCGTGTGTGGCGGCTAACGGTGTCGTCGATGGCGGGGTGAAAGTGGTGTGGTTTGCCGGTGAGGGAGGGCTGGCGGAAGAAGTTATTTCAAACCGGCCTCATGCGTATGGAGTGGAGGCGGTGGCGCGGGGATTTCGGTTGATAACGAGAAGGTGCGAAGCGCGGGAAGCGCGAGTGTGGTGGCGGCACAAGACGCTGGATTATGGCGTGCATGCGGAGGCGAAGCGCGCGGCGGTGGCGGCGGGTTTTGACGATGCGCTGTGGATTGACGAGGGCGGGCGCGTGCTGGAAGCGGCGACGACGACTGTGTTCGCGGTTTTTCGCGATGAGATCGTGACGCCGGAGGTGAGCGCGGGGTTATTGCCGGGCGTTGCGCGCGAGGTGGTGCTGGGGCTGGAGGGGATTTCGCGGCCGGTGCGCGCGGGTGAGTTGACGGAGGTGCGGCTGCGGGAGGCGGCGGAAATTTTTGTGACGAATGCGTTGATGGGCGTGATGCCGGTGCGCGGGTGGGATGCGCGGGCGTTCGATGTATCGCGCTGCGTGGTGACGCGGGAAGTGGCGGTGGCGTTTGATCGGGCGGCGTTGGGGTTATTGCCCTAA
- a CDS encoding secretin N-terminal domain-containing protein: MTPRPSRLWLLSGLAGAALTLNAQPTSPASPPANAPVASAPAPSSTTPRLVVLGNPNDLWDGPVNAPQLPLKLLPSILEQLTGRTILLAQGLPNPDLPIVFNSAPTRGEFLQAIETVLTMNQLALVPLGPKFLKIVPLGNARIEAPALLEESALTLPPSGQIAAKLFSLQFLRAGEFVPQISNLLNPGSGSPPVIFEKSNAVLITDSISTLQRIEQIIAKTDGPTASGTQAKFYTLTNGAKASDIVTKLRTFLQPMQAQIGSNTSYNADDRTNQIILFSDPRQFPLFDELIAKLDVKSDPNTRNEVIPLKHADATEVSTLLNTLITGQTRATQANGNAQNNNRGRNPAAPTTPDTPPAPNVTAPAGPMIDVGGASNEFSSLVNLQPDVRSNAIVASGTVDDMRLIKQLIEKIDIVLPQVRIEVVIAEVTLSDAASSGISALGLAVQNGKLIGAIASGPGTSIGGLPAANDSTSPTGFASATGKFDLSAVISLSTTPRKNNSVIFSVPSITTMHNKEGEIFFGETRPIISSITSSATGSNSNGLSSQSSVTQQEIGTTVTVKPLIGYDGSVQMEIKQEISDVGGEVLVGQDKQYIINKRKTSSFFTARSGEILVMGGIQKRTNSRTTSRLGPIPFIGDLLGSRSRREDRTELVFFIRPTVLTNTDADNAQAMQQVENMPNKEAVKKVLQPAGTLNEDKKSDGPVLNRKK, from the coding sequence ATGACCCCGCGTCCCTCCCGCCTGTGGTTGCTTTCCGGCCTCGCCGGCGCCGCCCTCACCCTGAACGCGCAGCCTACCAGCCCGGCCTCACCGCCTGCGAACGCACCCGTTGCGAGCGCCCCGGCTCCCAGCTCCACCACGCCCCGCCTCGTTGTCCTGGGAAATCCCAACGATCTCTGGGACGGCCCCGTCAACGCGCCCCAGCTCCCGCTGAAACTCCTGCCCAGCATCCTCGAGCAACTCACCGGCCGCACCATTCTCCTCGCCCAAGGCCTCCCCAACCCCGACCTCCCGATCGTCTTCAACTCCGCCCCCACCCGCGGCGAATTCCTCCAAGCCATTGAGACCGTCCTCACCATGAACCAGCTCGCCCTGGTTCCCCTCGGTCCGAAATTCCTCAAAATCGTCCCCCTCGGCAACGCCCGCATCGAGGCCCCTGCCCTCCTCGAAGAATCCGCCCTCACGCTCCCTCCTAGCGGCCAGATCGCCGCCAAGCTCTTCTCCCTCCAATTCCTCCGCGCGGGCGAATTCGTCCCCCAGATCAGCAACCTCCTCAACCCCGGCTCCGGCTCCCCGCCCGTCATCTTCGAAAAGTCCAACGCCGTCCTCATCACCGACTCGATCTCCACGCTCCAACGCATCGAGCAGATCATCGCCAAGACCGACGGCCCCACCGCCTCCGGCACGCAGGCCAAATTCTACACCCTCACCAACGGCGCCAAAGCTTCCGACATCGTCACCAAGCTCCGCACCTTCCTCCAGCCGATGCAGGCCCAGATCGGCTCGAACACCTCCTACAACGCCGACGACCGCACCAACCAGATCATCCTCTTCAGCGACCCGCGCCAGTTCCCCCTCTTCGACGAACTCATCGCCAAGCTCGACGTCAAATCCGACCCCAACACCCGCAACGAGGTCATCCCCCTCAAACACGCCGACGCCACCGAGGTATCCACACTCCTCAATACGCTGATCACCGGCCAGACCCGCGCCACCCAGGCCAACGGCAACGCTCAAAACAACAACCGCGGCCGCAATCCTGCCGCTCCCACCACGCCCGACACGCCACCCGCGCCCAACGTCACCGCTCCCGCCGGCCCGATGATCGATGTCGGCGGCGCCAGCAATGAGTTCAGCTCCCTCGTCAACCTCCAGCCCGACGTCCGCTCCAACGCCATCGTCGCCTCCGGCACCGTGGACGACATGCGCCTCATCAAACAGCTGATCGAGAAAATCGACATCGTCCTACCCCAAGTCCGCATCGAAGTCGTCATCGCCGAAGTCACGCTGAGCGACGCCGCCAGCTCCGGCATCAGCGCACTCGGCCTCGCTGTTCAAAACGGCAAACTCATCGGAGCCATCGCCTCGGGTCCAGGAACGAGCATCGGTGGATTACCTGCCGCCAACGATTCCACGTCTCCCACCGGCTTTGCCAGTGCCACCGGCAAGTTCGACCTGTCCGCCGTCATTTCGCTCAGCACCACGCCGCGAAAAAATAACAGCGTCATTTTCTCCGTCCCGAGCATCACCACCATGCACAACAAGGAAGGCGAAATTTTCTTCGGCGAAACCCGCCCGATTATCAGCAGCATCACTTCCTCTGCGACAGGATCAAATTCTAATGGGCTCTCCTCCCAATCCAGCGTCACCCAGCAGGAAATCGGAACCACCGTCACGGTGAAACCCCTGATCGGCTACGACGGCTCCGTCCAAATGGAAATCAAACAAGAGATCAGCGACGTCGGTGGCGAGGTATTGGTCGGCCAGGACAAGCAATACATCATCAATAAACGGAAAACCTCGTCTTTTTTCACCGCCAGAAGCGGCGAAATACTTGTCATGGGCGGCATTCAAAAGCGCACCAACAGCCGCACGACAAGCCGTCTCGGCCCGATTCCGTTCATCGGTGATCTTCTCGGGAGCCGCTCGCGCCGTGAGGATCGCACCGAACTCGTCTTCTTCATCCGCCCTACCGTCCTGACCAATACGGACGCCGACAACGCGCAAGCGATGCAACAGGTCGAAAACATGCCCAACAAAGAAGCCGTGAAAAAAGTCCTCCAGCCCGCTGGCACGCTGAACGAAGACAAAAAGTCCGACGGCCCCGTCCTGAACCGCAAGAAGTAA
- a CDS encoding tyrosine-type recombinase/integrase, with translation MAKLRSGDVEKETRGRSALARGAGVDVTAGYFIEQYRRRSFLDASLAKSSRERRDSTLKAITKRWAGIESRDIRRISADDCRQWAASALRIGTGFVAPRAKTRRVGMSASAFNKTVDALRAVFELARDAGVIYENPAASLQKVPLKKKRLELPSIQEFEKLVQRVRTAGSRWSKDAADLVCFLAYSGARLREATAVKWRHVDESRGVITIPGSKSESSYRTIPLFPKLASHLKAMRVGRENETSDTAVLKVGECLPALRHACQETGLKVLTHHDLRHLFATRCIESGVDIPTVSRWLGHSDGGALAMKTYGHLRQEHSIAAAAKVVF, from the coding sequence GTGGCCAAACTGCGTTCGGGCGACGTTGAAAAGGAGACACGCGGCCGAAGTGCCCTTGCTCGGGGTGCGGGCGTCGACGTGACCGCCGGTTACTTTATCGAGCAGTACCGGCGGCGTTCGTTTCTGGATGCATCGCTGGCGAAAAGCTCACGGGAAAGGCGCGATTCGACCCTAAAAGCTATCACGAAGAGGTGGGCGGGGATTGAAAGCCGGGATATTCGCCGGATCAGTGCCGACGATTGCCGTCAATGGGCGGCGTCGGCTTTGCGCATTGGAACTGGGTTTGTGGCACCACGGGCAAAAACCAGGCGGGTCGGTATGTCGGCGTCTGCCTTCAACAAAACGGTGGACGCTCTGCGAGCGGTTTTCGAACTAGCCCGCGATGCTGGCGTGATCTACGAAAATCCGGCGGCATCCTTGCAAAAGGTGCCCCTCAAAAAGAAGCGGCTTGAACTCCCGTCGATTCAGGAGTTCGAGAAACTGGTTCAACGGGTGAGGACGGCGGGGTCTAGGTGGTCCAAGGATGCTGCTGATTTGGTGTGCTTCCTCGCTTACAGCGGCGCACGTTTACGGGAGGCGACCGCAGTGAAGTGGCGCCACGTCGATGAATCCAGGGGCGTCATTACCATCCCTGGTTCGAAATCGGAAAGTAGCTATCGGACCATCCCTTTATTTCCGAAACTGGCATCACACCTCAAGGCGATGCGGGTCGGCCGTGAAAATGAAACTTCAGATACCGCTGTCTTGAAGGTTGGTGAGTGTCTCCCGGCTCTTCGTCACGCGTGCCAAGAGACGGGGCTGAAGGTTTTAACCCATCACGATCTCCGGCATCTTTTCGCAACGCGCTGCATCGAAAGTGGCGTCGATATTCCGACGGTTTCTCGGTGGCTTGGTCATTCCGACGGCGGCGCTCTGGCGATGAAAACCTACGGGCATCTTCGCCAAGAGCACAGCATTGCGGCTGCGGCTAAAGTGGTCTTTTGA
- the folP gene encoding dihydropteroate synthase produces the protein MTIDPNNLVSVPGVRLWRCRERVIELGGAPVIMGILNVTPDSFFDGGKHALRESAVAQAERMVADGAGIVDVGGQSTRPGFVEISAEEEIARVVPVIEALVRLGKAVVSIDTYKPAVARAALEAGAQVVNDVHGLQGAPEMARLAGEYGAAVVAMHHDERFRDYVRRPGDTAHGIAVVDLIERMKMWLARSLEIAAEAGVTAERVVLDPGIGFFKTQEQNLEIMGRLAGLRGLGCPLLLGASRKSVIGHVLGGQPVEDRLEGTLATTTLAVWQGVEIVRVHDVAANVRAARMASAIRAQSLHPFHS, from the coding sequence ATGACCATCGATCCTAACAACCTCGTGTCAGTCCCTGGTGTGCGTTTGTGGCGTTGCCGCGAGCGGGTGATCGAGCTCGGCGGGGCACCGGTGATCATGGGGATTTTGAATGTGACGCCGGATTCGTTTTTCGACGGCGGGAAACATGCGCTGCGGGAAAGTGCGGTGGCGCAAGCGGAGCGCATGGTGGCGGACGGGGCGGGAATCGTCGATGTGGGCGGGCAATCGACGCGGCCGGGGTTTGTGGAGATTTCGGCGGAGGAGGAAATCGCGCGCGTGGTGCCGGTGATCGAGGCGCTGGTGCGGTTGGGGAAAGCGGTGGTGTCGATCGACACGTACAAACCGGCGGTGGCGCGGGCGGCGCTCGAAGCGGGGGCGCAGGTGGTGAATGACGTGCATGGGTTGCAGGGCGCGCCGGAGATGGCGCGGCTGGCGGGGGAGTATGGCGCGGCGGTGGTGGCGATGCATCACGACGAGCGGTTTCGCGATTATGTGCGGAGGCCGGGTGATACGGCGCATGGGATCGCGGTGGTGGATTTGATCGAGCGGATGAAGATGTGGCTGGCGCGTTCGCTGGAGATCGCGGCGGAGGCGGGCGTGACGGCGGAGCGGGTGGTACTCGATCCGGGTATCGGCTTTTTCAAGACGCAGGAGCAGAATCTCGAAATCATGGGGCGGCTGGCGGGATTGCGCGGGTTGGGTTGTCCGCTGCTGCTGGGGGCTTCGCGGAAGTCGGTCATCGGGCATGTGCTGGGCGGGCAGCCGGTGGAGGACCGGCTTGAAGGCACTCTGGCGACGACGACGCTGGCGGTATGGCAGGGCGTGGAGATCGTGCGCGTGCATGATGTCGCGGCGAATGTGCGGGCGGCGCGGATGGCGAGCGCGATCCGGGCGCAGTCGTTGCATCCTTTTCATTCCTGA
- a CDS encoding RNA polymerase sigma factor, translating into MMDDAQLIGRFLESKDSGAFGALVERHVGMVYRTALRLVAGDAHRAEDVAQSVFTLLARKADSLRGYASIAGWLYEATRRIARDVRRSEERRRRREKGAFVMSEYLDDGAGAKVGAGGDGASVDWEAVRPVLDEALGELSVAEREAVLLRFFGGKGFGEIGAALRLSEDAARMRTSRALEKLRGLLERRGVKSTSAALGVALAGDAAMGAPVGLAAMVSQGALAGVASGGAGVALGFGAVGFMSVIKTVGVVAVAGVATFFAVKEISAKRDTEAVLAGVKAEYAMLLGKAEEAERALKLAEQEAARRAEEKAAAAAAFAKAEKEKPKEDPVALGDALMAKHPEVKTALIAQYRAGVVLKYLPFYRELKLTAEQRAQFEEIQLSNEIPGISLDDGRISLRIPRKLKSAERNQKLKELLGDEGYKALGQFEQEAGVRAEAERTAALLFDGGASVTQEQGKALAKLFGRERGAPGMTATQYWEKIRAEASRFLSTEQLSVLSVKQLQAEAAWANQQAAKRSLRK; encoded by the coding sequence ATGATGGATGATGCGCAGTTGATCGGACGGTTTTTGGAGTCGAAGGACTCCGGGGCGTTTGGCGCGCTCGTGGAGCGGCATGTGGGGATGGTTTATCGGACGGCGCTGAGGTTGGTGGCGGGCGATGCGCATCGGGCGGAGGATGTGGCGCAGAGCGTGTTTACGTTGCTGGCGCGGAAGGCGGATTCGTTGCGCGGTTATGCGAGTATAGCGGGCTGGCTTTATGAAGCTACGCGGCGGATCGCGCGCGATGTGCGGCGAAGCGAAGAGCGACGGAGGCGTCGCGAGAAAGGAGCGTTTGTTATGAGCGAATATTTGGATGATGGTGCGGGCGCGAAGGTGGGCGCCGGTGGCGATGGGGCGTCGGTGGATTGGGAGGCGGTGCGGCCGGTGCTGGATGAGGCGCTGGGGGAGTTGAGCGTGGCGGAGCGGGAAGCGGTGCTGCTGCGGTTTTTTGGCGGGAAGGGGTTTGGAGAGATCGGGGCGGCGCTCCGGTTGAGCGAGGATGCCGCGCGGATGCGGACGAGCCGGGCGTTGGAGAAATTGCGCGGGTTGCTGGAGCGGCGCGGCGTGAAATCGACGTCAGCAGCGCTCGGTGTGGCGCTGGCGGGCGATGCGGCGATGGGGGCTCCGGTGGGGCTGGCGGCGATGGTTTCGCAGGGGGCGTTGGCGGGGGTGGCGTCGGGCGGTGCGGGTGTGGCGCTGGGCTTCGGCGCGGTGGGATTTATGAGTGTGATCAAAACGGTGGGAGTGGTGGCGGTCGCTGGAGTGGCGACCTTTTTTGCGGTTAAGGAAATCTCCGCGAAGCGCGATACGGAGGCAGTGCTAGCGGGCGTGAAGGCCGAATATGCAATGCTGTTGGGAAAAGCTGAAGAGGCTGAACGTGCGTTGAAACTGGCGGAGCAGGAGGCGGCAAGACGTGCGGAGGAAAAGGCAGCTGCCGCAGCGGCGTTTGCGAAAGCGGAGAAGGAAAAACCGAAGGAGGATCCGGTGGCGCTGGGCGATGCGTTGATGGCGAAACATCCAGAGGTGAAGACCGCGTTGATCGCGCAGTATCGAGCGGGCGTGGTGCTTAAGTATCTGCCTTTTTATCGGGAGCTGAAACTGACGGCAGAGCAGCGGGCGCAGTTTGAGGAGATTCAGCTCTCGAATGAGATCCCCGGGATATCCTTGGATGATGGGCGGATAAGTCTGCGCATACCGCGGAAACTCAAAAGTGCGGAACGGAATCAAAAGCTGAAGGAGCTACTAGGAGATGAAGGCTATAAAGCGCTTGGTCAGTTTGAGCAGGAGGCCGGAGTGAGGGCGGAGGCGGAGAGGACCGCCGCGCTTTTATTCGACGGGGGCGCATCGGTTACGCAGGAGCAAGGCAAGGCGTTGGCGAAGCTTTTTGGCAGGGAGAGGGGAGCGCCGGGCATGACTGCGACGCAGTATTGGGAGAAAATCCGTGCGGAGGCGTCGCGGTTTTTGTCTACGGAGCAGCTGTCGGTCCTGAGCGTCAAACAACTCCAAGCCGAGGCGGCATGGGCGAATCAACAGGCGGCGAAACGGAGTCTCAGAAAGTAA
- the aroC gene encoding chorismate synthase, which produces MPNSFGKNFTISTWGESHGAGVGVVIDGCPPNLPITADEIQVELDRRRPGQSDIVTPRKEEDRVEIISGIFEGKTTGTPIAMLVRNADHRSSAYSEMKDKFRPSHADFTYQSKFGIRDHAGGGRSSARETIGRVAAGAIAKKILASAGVEIRAFVTRIQDIAAPESALENFPAAADVEATAIRCPHGETAAKMIERIKAVRSEGDSVGGVIRCRVRGIPAGLGEPVFDRLEADLGKAMLSLPATKGFEVGSGFGGTLLKGSEHNDLFEVRDGKTRTVTNRSGGIQGGISNGEEIFFNVAFKPTATILQLQKTVDVQGNATELMGKGRHDACVLPRAVPIVEAMAALVLVDHWMRQNAQNGTFRF; this is translated from the coding sequence ATGCCGAATAGCTTTGGAAAGAACTTCACGATCAGCACCTGGGGCGAGAGTCATGGCGCGGGGGTGGGCGTGGTGATCGATGGGTGTCCGCCGAATCTGCCGATCACGGCGGATGAAATCCAAGTGGAGCTGGACCGGCGGCGTCCGGGGCAGAGTGACATCGTGACGCCGCGCAAGGAGGAGGATCGCGTGGAGATTATTTCAGGGATCTTCGAGGGCAAAACCACGGGAACGCCGATCGCGATGCTGGTGAGGAATGCCGATCACCGGTCGAGCGCGTACTCGGAGATGAAGGACAAGTTCCGGCCGTCGCACGCGGATTTCACTTATCAATCGAAGTTCGGCATTCGCGATCATGCGGGTGGCGGGCGGAGCTCGGCGCGCGAGACGATCGGGCGTGTGGCGGCGGGGGCGATCGCGAAGAAGATACTGGCGTCGGCCGGCGTGGAGATCCGGGCATTTGTCACGCGAATACAGGACATCGCGGCGCCGGAGAGTGCGTTGGAGAATTTCCCGGCGGCTGCGGACGTGGAGGCGACGGCGATTCGCTGTCCGCATGGCGAGACGGCGGCGAAGATGATCGAGCGGATCAAGGCGGTGCGCTCGGAAGGCGATTCGGTGGGCGGCGTGATCCGGTGTCGCGTGCGGGGAATCCCGGCGGGATTGGGCGAGCCGGTGTTTGACCGGCTGGAGGCCGATCTGGGGAAGGCGATGCTGTCGCTGCCGGCGACGAAGGGATTTGAGGTGGGGAGCGGTTTTGGCGGGACGCTGCTGAAGGGATCGGAGCACAATGATTTGTTTGAAGTGCGGGACGGCAAGACGCGCACGGTGACGAATCGCTCGGGTGGGATTCAGGGAGGGATTAGCAATGGGGAGGAGATTTTCTTCAACGTGGCGTTCAAGCCGACGGCGACGATTTTGCAGCTGCAGAAGACGGTCGATGTGCAGGGGAACGCGACGGAGTTGATGGGCAAGGGGCGTCACGATGCGTGTGTGTTGCCGCGGGCGGTGCCGATCGTGGAAGCGATGGCGGCGCTGGTGCTGGTCGATCACTGGATGCGGCAGAATGCGCAGAACGGGACGTTTCGGTTTTGA
- the pabB gene encoding aminodeoxychorismate synthase component I: MHTRELRIDGGMAAVFAATAEKAHAFFLESALPADGLGRYSFIGFGPLAVFRVAAGGAAEVTWADGRVERTEGEPLEELRKLHGRIGAEFGQDLQEGQDSEKERVPFAGGAVGFFSYEFGLRFEGVKRTSADDLAVAEAEWAFYDGVVVCEEASGSVFVATNRRHKGEAEKVLARIEREVRAALAGEHAEVGETERSGVGGRGGKAEIAANFSREGYVRAVGRVKEFIRSGDVYQINLSQRFETVMPCAAAELYRKLRKQSPAPYGCFLNFGGVQVAGVSPERFLRVEGEAVTTRPIKGTRPRGRDAGEDAALKAELAVSEKDRAELLMIVDLERNDLGRVCVPGSVRVENLYALEAHPTVWHQVAEVSGRLAEGRDVFDCIRAAFPGGSITGAPKIRAMQIIDELEPHRRHLYTGAMGYLGFDGRAELNIAIRTITCVGGRAYFHAGGGVVWDSDPESEYAETLTKAKALRAALTQAGAGGVRS; the protein is encoded by the coding sequence ATGCATACGCGCGAACTTCGGATCGATGGCGGGATGGCGGCGGTGTTCGCGGCGACGGCGGAGAAGGCGCACGCATTTTTTTTGGAGAGCGCGCTGCCGGCGGACGGGCTGGGGCGGTATTCGTTTATCGGGTTCGGGCCGCTGGCGGTGTTTCGGGTGGCGGCGGGCGGAGCGGCGGAAGTGACGTGGGCGGATGGGCGCGTGGAGAGGACGGAGGGGGAGCCGCTGGAGGAGTTACGGAAACTGCACGGGAGAATCGGGGCGGAGTTTGGGCAGGATTTACAGGAGGGACAGGATTCGGAAAAGGAGCGGGTGCCGTTTGCGGGCGGGGCGGTGGGATTTTTTTCGTACGAGTTTGGGCTGAGGTTCGAAGGCGTGAAGCGGACGAGTGCGGACGATCTGGCGGTGGCGGAGGCGGAGTGGGCGTTTTATGACGGGGTGGTGGTGTGCGAGGAGGCGAGTGGGAGCGTTTTTGTGGCGACGAATCGGCGCCATAAGGGAGAGGCGGAGAAAGTGTTGGCGCGGATCGAGCGGGAGGTGCGGGCGGCGTTGGCGGGAGAGCACGCGGAGGTAGGTGAGACGGAGCGGAGCGGGGTGGGTGGGCGTGGCGGGAAGGCGGAGATCGCGGCGAATTTTTCGCGCGAGGGGTATGTGCGGGCGGTGGGGCGGGTGAAGGAGTTCATCCGCAGCGGAGATGTTTATCAGATCAATCTGAGCCAGCGGTTCGAGACGGTGATGCCGTGTGCGGCGGCAGAGCTTTATCGAAAGTTGAGAAAGCAGAGTCCGGCGCCGTATGGGTGCTTTTTGAATTTCGGCGGTGTGCAGGTGGCGGGGGTTTCGCCGGAGCGGTTTTTGCGGGTGGAGGGCGAGGCGGTGACGACGCGGCCGATCAAGGGGACGCGTCCGCGTGGGCGCGATGCGGGGGAGGATGCGGCGTTGAAAGCGGAGCTGGCGGTGAGTGAGAAGGATCGCGCGGAGTTGCTCATGATTGTGGATTTGGAGCGCAACGATCTGGGGCGGGTGTGCGTGCCGGGGTCGGTGCGGGTGGAAAATCTGTACGCGCTGGAGGCGCATCCGACGGTGTGGCATCAGGTGGCGGAAGTGTCGGGACGGCTGGCCGAAGGGCGGGATGTTTTTGACTGCATCCGCGCCGCGTTTCCTGGCGGGTCGATCACGGGGGCGCCGAAGATCCGGGCGATGCAGATCATCGACGAGCTGGAGCCGCACCGGAGGCATTTGTACACGGGGGCGATGGGCTATCTGGGCTTCGACGGGCGGGCGGAGCTGAACATCGCGATCCGGACGATCACGTGCGTGGGAGGGCGGGCGTATTTCCACGCGGGCGGCGGCGTGGTGTGGGACTCCGATCCGGAAAGCGAATACGCGGAGACGCTGACGAAGGCAAAGGCGTTGCGGGCGGCGCTGACGCAGGCGGGCGCGGGAGGAGTGCGGTCGTGA
- the folB gene encoding dihydroneopterin aldolase has product MNARIHLRNMAFYGYHGHLTAENALGQRFQIDLTLTTDIARATKTDDLADTVDYVNIYAMCREVVEGAHVKLLETLAGRIMDRVLADFASVQKVEITIRKPSVPLPGVLDHVSLETSKSRE; this is encoded by the coding sequence ATGAACGCACGCATCCATCTTCGGAACATGGCTTTTTATGGCTACCACGGCCATCTGACGGCGGAGAACGCGCTGGGGCAGCGGTTTCAAATCGATCTGACGCTGACGACGGACATCGCGCGGGCGACGAAGACGGACGATCTGGCGGACACGGTGGACTACGTGAACATCTATGCGATGTGCCGCGAGGTGGTTGAAGGCGCGCATGTGAAGCTGCTCGAAACGCTGGCGGGGCGGATCATGGATCGCGTGCTGGCGGATTTCGCGAGTGTGCAGAAAGTGGAGATCACGATTCGCAAGCCGTCGGTGCCGCTGCCGGGGGTGCTGGATCATGTGTCGCTCGAAACCAGTAAATCCCGTGAGTGA
- the folK gene encoding 2-amino-4-hydroxy-6-hydroxymethyldihydropteridine diphosphokinase: MSEVFIGLGGNLGDREALMAEALRRLDATPGVKVVAVSSLYETKPVGLTQQPDFLNLVAKLKTELPPYALLNTCLRVETELGRERRERWGPRTVDLDVLWCEGVAQADEKLTIPHPRMHERAFVLVPLAELAPKLKLDGVPVAELVGALGEEGSGVRKKGALFWRESKKAE, encoded by the coding sequence GTGAGTGAAGTTTTCATAGGCCTCGGCGGAAATCTCGGCGATCGCGAGGCGCTGATGGCGGAGGCGTTGCGCAGGCTGGATGCGACGCCGGGCGTGAAGGTGGTGGCGGTTTCGTCGCTCTATGAGACGAAGCCGGTGGGACTGACGCAGCAGCCGGATTTTTTGAATCTGGTGGCGAAATTGAAGACGGAGCTGCCGCCGTATGCGTTGCTCAACACGTGCCTGCGGGTGGAGACCGAGCTGGGGCGGGAGCGGCGTGAGCGCTGGGGGCCGCGCACGGTGGATCTGGATGTGCTCTGGTGCGAAGGCGTGGCGCAGGCGGATGAAAAACTGACGATCCCGCATCCGCGGATGCATGAGCGGGCGTTTGTGCTGGTGCCGCTGGCTGAGCTGGCGCCGAAGTTGAAACTCGACGGGGTGCCGGTGGCGGAGCTGGTGGGCGCGCTCGGTGAAGAAGGCTCGGGTGTGCGGAAGAAGGGGGCGCTGTTCTGGCGCGAGTCGAAGAAGGCGGAGTGA
- a CDS encoding bifunctional 4-hydroxy-2-oxoglutarate aldolase/2-dehydro-3-deoxy-phosphogluconate aldolase: protein MKKDAVLTKIKSEKVVALIRADGPDGLLDCAKALAEGGLTSIELTMTTPGAIRVLEKATAELPDFIFGLGTVLDAETARAGILAGAKFIVTPATRPDVIEVCKRYSIPIFSGAFTPTEILRAWEAGSDAIKIFPAEFFGPNYIKSVKAPFPQIDFVPTGGVNETNVGDFLKAGAMATAAGSSLVDAKALKEKNWAAITAKAKAFAAAVAAAK, encoded by the coding sequence ATGAAAAAAGACGCCGTTCTCACAAAAATTAAGTCCGAGAAGGTCGTCGCGCTCATCCGCGCCGACGGTCCCGATGGTCTCCTCGATTGCGCCAAGGCGCTCGCCGAGGGCGGCCTCACGAGCATCGAGCTCACCATGACGACCCCGGGCGCCATCCGCGTCCTCGAAAAAGCCACTGCCGAACTCCCCGATTTCATCTTCGGCCTCGGCACCGTCCTAGACGCCGAAACCGCCCGCGCCGGCATCCTCGCCGGAGCCAAGTTCATCGTCACACCCGCCACCCGCCCCGACGTCATCGAGGTCTGCAAACGCTACAGCATTCCGATTTTCTCCGGTGCCTTCACTCCCACCGAAATCCTCCGCGCCTGGGAAGCCGGCTCAGACGCCATCAAGATCTTCCCCGCCGAATTCTTCGGCCCCAACTACATCAAATCCGTCAAAGCCCCCTTCCCCCAGATCGACTTCGTGCCCACCGGCGGCGTGAACGAAACCAACGTCGGCGACTTCCTCAAAGCCGGCGCCATGGCCACCGCCGCCGGCAGCTCCCTCGTTGATGCGAAAGCGCTCAAGGAAAAGAACTGGGCCGCCATCACCGCCAAAGCCAAAGCCTTCGCCGCCGCAGTCGCCGCCGCGAAGTAA